In one window of Candidatus Hydrogenedentota bacterium DNA:
- the thyX gene encoding FAD-dependent thymidylate synthase, with protein YLENIIRVRHGSVLEHAVMNFIFADVSRVVTHELVRHRAGTAVSQESLRFVRLRELSVYCPTQIRESAEGMEVFVRTIEQLEELQGTLARMYGIDEEREFDQKKKLTSAFRRVAPIGVATTIGWSCNVRALRHVIEMRTDPHAEEEIRVLFAKVYELARGRYPNLFSDYEVEQVDGLPWVKTACGKV; from the coding sequence TACCTGGAGAACATCATCCGCGTGCGTCACGGCAGCGTGCTGGAGCATGCGGTGATGAATTTCATTTTTGCCGACGTGAGCCGCGTCGTAACGCACGAACTGGTGCGCCACCGGGCGGGGACGGCGGTCTCTCAGGAGTCGCTGCGCTTCGTGCGCCTGCGGGAGCTGTCGGTCTATTGCCCGACGCAGATCCGCGAGAGCGCGGAGGGGATGGAGGTCTTTGTCAGGACCATCGAGCAGCTGGAGGAGCTGCAGGGAACGCTGGCGCGCATGTACGGGATCGACGAGGAGCGCGAGTTCGATCAGAAGAAGAAACTGACGTCGGCGTTCCGGCGCGTGGCGCCCATCGGCGTGGCGACGACGATCGGCTGGTCCTGCAATGTCCGTGCGCTGCGACACGTAATCGAAATGCGCACGGATCCCCACGCGGAAGAAGAGATACGCGTGCTGTTCGCCAAGGTGTACGAACTGGCGCGGGGCCGGTACCCGAACCTGTTTTCCGATTACGAGGTGGAACAGGTGGACGGTCTGCCCTGGGTCAAGACGGCTTGCGGGAAGGTATAG
- a CDS encoding fused protease/ribonucleoside-triphosphate reductase, whose translation MLFPVREPFKLSEDFVQLFRGKQPAWGPLGYITYKRTYARIVENDTGRTEEYWETVRRVVEGCYTIQKTHCLNLKLPWNPEKAQHSAQEMYRLMWDFKFLPPGRGLWMMGTDYIYQRGSGALNNCAFVSTEEIDTDFAEPFCFLMDMSMLGVGVAFDTSGAGKIRIQRPTTGDYTFTVEDSKEGWCDLVRSMLNAYIGRALKPTHVDYTKVRPMGSPIKTFGGIAPGPGPLIECINNLTKILDARVGERITSTDITDLMNVIGKCVVSGGVRRTAELALGDPGDEEYLRLKDPKLHEDKLTAWRWASNNSVSAREGMDYVVVGTQTAKNGEPGYFWRENARAFGRFKDGATWADAKVAGTNPCAEQSLESFEICNLVETFPSRHDTIEEYKRTLKFAYLYAKTVTLIPTHNERTNAIMLRNRRIGLSQSGIVESFERHGRRAHFRWCDDGYQYIRELDKIYSDWLCVPQSIKKTSVKPSGTVSLLPGVSPGIHYPHSEFYFRTIRIDKTSPLIEPLRKAGYRIEESVYGDNTWIVYFPVHERYFKRSKHDVSIWEQMENVAQMAYYWADNQVSATVTFRPNEAKDIPYVLEMYETRVKSISFLPLKEHNYAQAPYQEVTKEVYEQAVEKLQPFTLETVKTDEAQDLFCDGDKCEINVAEHMPQQQEIEVEELPAPSKDRLSMTS comes from the coding sequence ATGCTGTTTCCGGTAAGAGAACCATTCAAGTTGTCCGAGGATTTCGTCCAGTTGTTTCGCGGGAAACAACCGGCATGGGGGCCGCTCGGGTACATCACCTACAAGCGCACGTACGCGCGGATCGTCGAGAACGACACGGGGCGCACGGAGGAGTACTGGGAGACGGTGCGGCGCGTGGTCGAGGGATGCTACACCATCCAGAAGACGCACTGCCTGAATCTCAAGCTGCCCTGGAACCCCGAGAAGGCGCAGCACTCCGCCCAGGAAATGTACCGGCTCATGTGGGACTTCAAGTTCCTGCCGCCGGGGCGCGGCCTCTGGATGATGGGTACGGACTACATCTACCAGCGCGGCTCCGGGGCGCTCAACAACTGCGCGTTCGTGTCTACGGAAGAGATCGACACGGATTTCGCGGAACCGTTCTGCTTTCTCATGGACATGTCGATGCTCGGGGTGGGCGTAGCGTTCGACACGAGCGGCGCGGGCAAGATCCGCATTCAGCGTCCCACGACCGGCGATTACACGTTTACCGTCGAAGACTCGAAAGAGGGCTGGTGCGACCTGGTGCGGTCGATGCTGAACGCGTACATTGGCCGCGCGTTGAAACCGACGCATGTCGATTACACGAAGGTCCGGCCCATGGGTTCGCCGATCAAGACCTTCGGGGGGATTGCGCCCGGGCCCGGGCCCCTCATCGAGTGCATCAACAATCTCACGAAGATCCTGGACGCACGCGTCGGCGAGCGGATCACCTCGACGGACATCACCGACTTGATGAACGTCATCGGCAAGTGCGTCGTGTCGGGCGGTGTCCGGCGCACGGCGGAACTCGCGCTGGGCGACCCGGGCGACGAGGAATACCTGCGGCTGAAAGACCCGAAACTGCATGAGGACAAGCTGACGGCGTGGCGTTGGGCTTCGAACAACAGCGTGAGCGCGCGCGAGGGCATGGACTACGTCGTCGTGGGCACGCAGACGGCCAAGAATGGCGAGCCGGGCTATTTCTGGCGCGAGAACGCGCGCGCGTTCGGCCGGTTCAAGGACGGCGCGACCTGGGCGGACGCGAAGGTGGCGGGCACGAACCCCTGCGCGGAACAGAGCCTCGAATCCTTTGAGATCTGCAACCTTGTCGAGACGTTCCCATCGCGGCATGACACGATCGAGGAATACAAGCGGACCCTGAAATTCGCGTACCTCTATGCGAAAACCGTGACGCTGATCCCGACGCACAACGAGCGCACCAACGCCATCATGCTGCGCAACCGGCGCATTGGCCTGTCGCAGTCCGGCATCGTTGAGAGTTTCGAGCGGCACGGCCGGCGCGCGCACTTCCGGTGGTGCGATGACGGTTACCAGTATATCCGGGAATTGGACAAGATCTACTCCGACTGGCTGTGCGTGCCGCAGAGCATCAAGAAGACGAGCGTCAAGCCAAGCGGTACGGTCTCCCTGCTGCCGGGCGTCTCGCCGGGCATCCACTATCCCCACTCGGAGTTCTACTTCCGGACCATCCGCATCGACAAGACGAGCCCGCTCATCGAGCCGCTGCGCAAGGCAGGCTACCGCATCGAGGAATCGGTGTACGGGGACAACACGTGGATCGTGTACTTCCCCGTGCACGAGCGGTATTTCAAGCGGTCGAAGCACGACGTGTCCATCTGGGAGCAGATGGAGAATGTGGCGCAGATGGCCTATTACTGGGCAGACAACCAAGTGAGCGCGACGGTGACCTTCCGGCCCAATGAGGCGAAAGACATTCCTTACGTGCTCGAGATGTACGAAACCCGCGTGAAATCCATCAGTTTCCTGCCGCTCAAGGAGCACAACTACGCGCAAGCCCCGTATCAGGAGGTCACGAAGGAAGTCTACGAGCAGGCAGTCGAGAAGCTGCAGCCGTTTACGCTCGAGACGGTCAAGACCGACGAGGCGCAGGACCTCTTCTGCGACGGCGACAAGTGCGAGATCAATGTGGCGGAGCACATGCCGCAGCAACAGGAAATCGAGGTCGAGGAGTTGCCCGCGCCCAGCAAGGACCGGCTCAGCATGACGTCATAG
- a CDS encoding glycosyltransferase family 2 protein, whose translation MGSRGASELVPADRNTLKYTVLIPAYNEEENIRPTLSALGARLREEGIPFELLVVNDNSTDRTPQAVEEMQREFPEVRLVHNTPPGGLGRAVRCGLRQIAGDVVAIVMADSSDSPEDVVRCYRTIEEGYDCVFGSRFMRGSQVTMYPPVKLLANRIVNKAMQLLFLTRHNDLTNAFKVYRRHVIESISPLQAAHFNVTIEMSLSALVRRYRIARIPISWSGRTWGQSNLRLRQMGRRYLCTLLMVWFERLLILDDLLLENKPSKACEEGQAPQ comes from the coding sequence ATGGGTTCGAGGGGCGCATCTGAGCTGGTCCCGGCGGACCGCAACACGCTCAAATACACTGTTCTCATCCCCGCCTACAACGAAGAAGAGAACATCCGGCCCACGCTTTCGGCGCTCGGGGCGCGCCTGCGCGAAGAGGGCATCCCCTTCGAGCTGCTCGTCGTGAACGACAACAGCACCGACCGGACGCCGCAAGCCGTCGAAGAAATGCAGCGCGAATTTCCCGAGGTGCGCCTGGTTCACAACACGCCGCCGGGAGGTCTGGGCCGTGCGGTGCGGTGCGGTTTGCGCCAGATCGCCGGGGACGTCGTCGCGATTGTCATGGCCGACAGTTCGGATTCGCCGGAAGACGTGGTGCGGTGCTACCGCACGATCGAGGAAGGCTACGACTGCGTGTTCGGCTCGCGGTTCATGCGCGGAAGCCAGGTAACCATGTACCCGCCCGTGAAACTGTTGGCCAACCGCATCGTGAACAAGGCGATGCAGTTGCTTTTCCTTACGCGCCACAACGACCTGACCAACGCGTTCAAGGTCTACCGCCGCCACGTCATCGAGAGCATCAGCCCCTTGCAGGCGGCACACTTCAACGTAACAATCGAGATGTCCCTTTCCGCGCTGGTGCGGCGCTACCGTATCGCGCGCATTCCCATTTCGTGGTCGGGCCGCACGTGGGGTCAGTCCAATCTGCGCCTGCGCCAGATGGGGCGCCGGTATCTCTGCACGCTGCTGATGGTCTGGTTCGAGCGCCTGCTCATCCTGGACGACCTGCTCCTGGAGAACAAGCCGTCCAAGGCATGCGAGGAAGGGCAGGCGCCGCAATAA
- a CDS encoding NAD-dependent epimerase/dehydratase family protein produces MGVIIVTGSAGLIGAETVRHFARSGRTVIGIDNDMRAYFFGKEGSTRWSAERLKEEFPIYIHREIDIRDYGALDACFRDYAGGIDLIVHTAAQPSHDWAAKEPLTDFGVNAQGTLHLLELTRQHAPGAPFIFTSTNKVYGDLPNYLPLVEREERWELDPSHPWAEHGIDETMSIDQCKHSVFGASKVAADVMVQEYGRYFGMKTAIFRGGCLTGPGHSGAELHGFLSYLMKCAMTGREYRIFGYKGKQVRDNIHSDDLVRCFEQVFRAPRCAEVYNIGGSRHCNCSMREAIALCEEITGKKMQTTYVETNRIGDHIWWIGDVRKFQSHYPEWHFTYDLRRILEEIYHGFEGRI; encoded by the coding sequence ATGGGCGTGATCATTGTCACTGGTTCGGCGGGGCTTATCGGCGCGGAAACGGTCCGTCATTTTGCGCGCTCGGGCCGGACGGTGATTGGCATCGACAATGACATGCGCGCGTATTTCTTCGGCAAGGAAGGCTCGACCCGGTGGTCAGCGGAGCGGCTCAAAGAGGAATTCCCGATCTATATCCACCGGGAGATAGACATCCGCGACTATGGGGCGCTGGACGCCTGTTTCCGTGATTATGCGGGCGGCATCGACCTGATTGTCCACACGGCGGCGCAGCCGAGCCACGACTGGGCCGCGAAGGAGCCGCTCACGGATTTCGGCGTGAACGCGCAGGGCACGCTGCATCTGCTCGAACTGACGCGCCAACACGCGCCCGGCGCGCCCTTCATCTTCACCTCGACAAACAAGGTCTACGGCGACCTGCCGAATTACTTGCCCCTGGTCGAACGGGAGGAGCGCTGGGAACTCGACCCAAGTCATCCCTGGGCGGAACACGGCATCGACGAAACCATGTCGATCGACCAGTGCAAGCATAGTGTCTTTGGCGCGTCGAAAGTCGCGGCGGACGTCATGGTCCAGGAGTACGGCCGCTACTTCGGCATGAAGACGGCCATCTTCCGGGGGGGCTGCCTGACTGGGCCGGGCCATTCCGGCGCGGAGCTGCACGGTTTCCTCTCCTATCTGATGAAATGCGCCATGACGGGCCGCGAATACCGCATTTTCGGCTACAAAGGCAAGCAGGTGCGCGACAACATCCATTCGGACGACCTGGTGCGCTGTTTTGAACAGGTTTTCCGCGCGCCGCGTTGTGCCGAGGTCTACAATATCGGGGGGAGCCGGCACTGCAATTGCTCGATGCGCGAAGCGATCGCGTTGTGTGAGGAGATTACGGGCAAGAAGATGCAGACGACGTACGTGGAAACGAACCGCATCGGCGATCATATCTGGTGGATCGGCGACGTGCGCAAGTTCCAGAGCCATTATCCCGAGTGGCATTTCACCTACGACCTGCGGCGCATCCTCGAGGAGATTTACCATGGGTTCGAGGGGCGCATCTGA
- a CDS encoding RluA family pseudouridine synthase: MGQATPTHEATVEAVVVEEHERLRLDVFLAEMVEDASRTFVQKLIKDGRVRVNGQECRKPSRRAALGDHITATLPPPPRIQLEPEPIPIEVLYEDPELVVVNKPSGLVVHPAPGHYSGTLVNAILFRCPDFLRPGGDPVRPGVVHRLDQYTSGVMVVAKTPRAHACLGEQAAAHRFERRYLALVRGEFRELRGRIDAAIGRSTVDRKRMTVTGIRGKEAVTHFEVLERFGVASLVALQLETGRTHQIRVHLRFAGRPVLGDPVYGVTDFRDWHISPETRAALQALEGQALHAELLGIEHPATLKRMTFTAPPPADFQRALETLRQATAASE; this comes from the coding sequence ATGGGACAGGCAACACCGACGCATGAAGCAACCGTCGAGGCCGTCGTCGTGGAGGAGCACGAACGGTTGCGGCTCGACGTGTTTCTCGCGGAAATGGTTGAGGACGCCTCGCGCACGTTCGTGCAAAAGCTGATCAAGGACGGGCGCGTCCGCGTGAACGGCCAGGAATGCCGCAAGCCGTCGCGCCGCGCCGCTTTGGGCGATCACATAACCGCGACGCTGCCGCCGCCGCCCCGCATCCAGCTCGAGCCGGAACCGATACCCATCGAGGTGTTGTATGAAGACCCGGAACTGGTCGTGGTCAACAAGCCGTCGGGGCTCGTGGTGCACCCCGCGCCGGGTCACTACAGCGGCACGCTCGTCAACGCGATCCTGTTCCGCTGCCCCGATTTCCTGCGGCCCGGCGGCGACCCGGTCCGCCCTGGCGTCGTGCATCGGCTCGACCAGTACACGTCCGGCGTGATGGTCGTCGCAAAAACGCCGCGCGCGCACGCTTGCCTCGGCGAACAAGCCGCGGCCCACCGCTTCGAACGGCGCTATCTCGCCCTCGTGCGCGGCGAGTTCCGCGAACTGCGGGGACGCATCGACGCCGCCATCGGGCGTAGCACCGTAGACCGTAAGCGCATGACCGTGACCGGTATCCGCGGCAAGGAAGCCGTCACCCATTTCGAAGTCCTCGAACGGTTCGGTGTCGCCTCGCTTGTCGCGCTGCAGCTGGAGACCGGGCGCACCCACCAGATTCGCGTGCATCTGCGCTTCGCGGGGAGGCCCGTCCTCGGCGACCCCGTTTATGGCGTCACGGACTTTCGCGACTGGCACATCTCGCCGGAGACTCGCGCCGCGTTGCAGGCGCTAGAAGGGCAAGCCTTGCACGCGGAACTGCTTGGCATCGAACACCCCGCCACGCTCAAGCGCATGACTTTCACAGCGCCGCCGCCCGCCGATTTCCAGCGTGCGCTTGAAACATTGCGGCAGGCAACCGCCGCAAGCGAGTGA